Proteins from a single region of Spodoptera frugiperda isolate SF20-4 chromosome 8, AGI-APGP_CSIRO_Sfru_2.0, whole genome shotgun sequence:
- the LOC118275836 gene encoding zinc finger FYVE domain-containing protein 26 homolog isoform X1 has product MKEEELTYILKLLDQLTGEIYDEIIQLYYDIEESKPCKQFSSETIEFLKLNLKNNPVTTTTILSYIQQNALKDDANLNKIQALYLDILKYELTETNSIDRLITLISLVRWNEGYMPQFVNHILQPISEEHFRQFRKQILLSLIPHEKPELLSITSDLMQRNEPQKEFKLTPEYMLELCYQDRTHWLLKAAQVYKQQVHDMKNVTFKINNFTKQILIMVLIDLTNSAETFDLTSLVHQLTNIFSILDTYTTCDDHLQFYITEVKRELTIIKFCLENNCKIMTTSIFSQVLAQSALAVISQVCRLSKVDRYKVSRLLNTNNDFIAELKTLKNKTSNKNQEKSSSNWDVMTYNSYCAITKIIDTIVNSSEGVDESQSTESSLDELKRLVLSIQPLQSCIEVIENIFSCLFLRYEYFSCHEHSQDYPCGAHSDCSYFYAKKQTSTSKNINSSNAGFMCNSYTTQLVLNTLKLCLETLEEKFQVDDEQEVFMRLKKLVKVVNHSIWKLQLVSTLSPDMSPLPLKLCLDYVEVDESSDDEARELDLKVFRKKPKTRRKNTSSKHDVEQVMFASTVSDETYPSKKGNGIDFISIMLAKPTSLVALALYHNDFSKANQILEMFDLADSEIATEVTFTEQLRNLIAKIKNIIYYRDDTRYATKELSALSVVSTEVMGLVEGFLASNRAPNSFDIIELGARHPHLQLYNHQNAPFINAVDILLSSGLNREITYGLINVVERKLAEVRNSTDIAAVKKTNYIRFVEDIASVTFEIFGNTEKSFNFIDNICELITDCRIPIKHKDFCKLNQLAKELRQSCEDLIDVVTPNETVEIDPNLLQKYHQIYMNVVAASDKDLCNISEVSRQGSKKARIPYLRMCYMYCKTVSQLEQEDNRSVDSGSDVPYFAVLERQLHDIFGHMINNKEIPVTNLEPICKKLNVNLIPKLILNFCPSITLAGPPKEASEVNFNSLLHVVYDFKNPEENLFLDPVTNFAPLPRAPDPQCLTYVVLHNWVLAHIIKKIHTSPNENSLQQSMDARTKCLNNYMELERFNCTKDLYGNNKYLASLHTTVDLDKLFLFMPQLLEAGKILKCLNIIDSLSERQLMCSANLSNLRDLILFKLATNPKIPNNWKYCQHLKCPELKVDLILNNLSVWPADGALEVLDYLRFLLNQDLLDDGLHERCSDWIIKIPLYDQIAAIMGASHWYTIYEKSIENPESVIEVLMDSQQFKLCLEWADAHEVSENMKNLIVMNLLRQMFEYTNQATPDLVHQLLLRLPTSQAMDLIQDEMSKVRNVEILQVCVDFISENSFDWKSFENIKIGLQIMLEIDPNWRHLFWDLIETPLLMIEQFLMNAKLDVLANIINKISPSLKKDPSGDNLYYNIKSIESLVISKNAVDALLRFYAEKALDMKNPRNVCPAPPKPSDDSLLQSIDSINIEAANMPFTMPEQVPSKEQWTEDYSTDRCMLCRTSMFSMIIRRHHCRRCGRLVCHACSRHRMQVPTYPSGVKFRVCDDCYTQTMHKKANSEHDMMLSSNSDSAGSGVTCMDWCLSTNANRNDAVRTEFGYEFTPNVTLCLSIMKMHSINLDYPRFLLDRSDEVARELSRGGDARLLVRARRSLLLAAAELYSRTPQESVAGGGRLVVAETGALHAARCLAHADAMATLVTHQAQHLVPHHGAHPSQIVRSLLEAEKWELALEIATKSGLPRNSVLAAWGKACLKAGCFKQAREKFAHCFKSALNVCAEVTEDCEIGKEASESQFINRRLHSMRYSERTSSMSSVQSDGRPRSNPPLLNEIICMLEDMNYPVNQQLLNKAETIKSTNEKLTTMNTNKKKIQLSEPALNIMHTLASVRKIKQGDYSDFQTATVQPKKSLAQGLLRRNNNHTEPKIDHQHKRLDPFFYKECVYYLTNYGSHTANIAFYMKHSNLSEVIKYCYDNLVDKETFTESVYMDCLKKDKVNDLLKAMSDIDSTLDMWSEYIMHICRTLEMSKRLEALYGVQCGSGQHARAAATCALLYARPAPTPARLYSALHARQHHLSAALSHLSHCVPAPTKTSDSRSFHFNLDKATIDNLMTTITRQMELAKYLASCEASGRLTDKVLNEAIPIQNARKENETADVRPLTLFGSTTDKIRLVAVVLASGPTIEVGFELAIKIITEHKLDSMNIYIHVAKFLVHSDRFMEVKTLAKCVRASKETAASLMSDQVLESGVSAVVTRCEARGQLYDEQAEILIADIHSVTIKISCYLVCRNVSSAYILAARNDRTNDLRRVLQEAERLGNDQVRNACLKRLTSKNVL; this is encoded by the exons ATGAAGGAAGAAGAACTGACATACATATTGAAACTCCTTGATCAACTCACAGGAGAAATATATGAT gAAATCATACAGCTTTACTATGACATAGAAGAATCGAAACCATGTAAACAATTTAGTAGTGAAACAATAgagtttttaaaacttaatttaaagaaCAACCCTGTTACCACCACAACCATTCTGTCCTACATACAGCAGAATGCTTTGAAAGACGATGCAAACTTGAACAAAATACAAGCACTATATTTAGACATCTTGAAATATGAGCTGACTGAGACCAATTCTATAGACAGACTCATCACATTAATCTCTTTAGTTAGATGGAATGAAGGTTACATGCCTCAGTTTGTGAACCACATACTACAGCCTATATCTGAAGAACATTTCAGACAGTTCAGAAAGCAAATCCTACTGAGTCTCATACCACATGAGAAGCCAGAACTTTTGTCCATAACCTCGGATCTGATGCAAAGAAATGAGCCTCAGAAGGAATTCAAGCTGACACCAGAGTATATGCTGGAGCTTTGCTACCAGGACAGGACACACTGGTTGCTGAAGGCTGCCCAGGTGTACAAACAACAGGTCCACGACATGAAGAATGTGACATTCAAAATCAATAACTTTACTAAACAGATTCTGATAATGGTGCTCATTGATCTCACTAACAGTGCTGAAACCTTCGACCTCACCTCCCTAGTGCATCAACTGACAAACATATTCTCTATCCTCGACACATACACCACTTGTGACGACCACCTTCAATTCTACATCACCGAAGTAAAGAGGGAACTGACaataataaagttttgtttagaaaacaattgtaaaataatgacCACTTCTATATTTAGTCAAGTGTTGGCACAGAGTGCTCTAGCCGTGATATCTCAAGTATGTAGGCTGTCCAAAGTAGATAGGTATAAAGTTTCGAGacttttaaatacaaacaatgACTTTATAGCAGAGTTGaaaactttgaaaaataaaactagcaaCAAGAATCAAGAGAAATCTAGTTCCAATTGGGATGTGATGACGTATAATAGTTACTGTGCTATAACGAAAATAATTGACACGATAGTCAACTCCTCTGAAGGAGTAGATGAGTCTCAAAGTACTGAGTCTTCCCTGGATGAACTCAAACGCCTAGTGCTATCGATTCAACCTTTACAGAGCTGCATAGAAGTAATAGAGAACATTTTCTCGTGTCTCTTCTTGAGATATGAGTATTTCTCGTGTCATGAGCACAGTCAGGACTACCCTTGCGGCGCTCACTCGGATTGTTCGTACTTCTACGCAAAGAAACAGACATCGACCTCGAAGAACATCAACAGTAGTAATGCAGGGTTCATGTGCAACTCGTACACCACTCAACTAGTGCTGAATACTTTGAAATTATGTTTGGAGACTTTAGAAGAGAAGTTTCAAGTCGATGATGAGCAGGAGGTGTTTATGAGGCTTAAGAAGTTAGTGAAAGTGGTGAACCATTCTATTTGGAAGCTGCAGTTGGTGTCGACATTGTCTCCGGACATGAGCCCCTTGCCTTTGAAGCTGTGTTTAGATTACGTGGAAGTTGACGAGAGCAGCGACGACGAGGCTCGAGAGCTGGACCTCAAAGTGTTCAGGAAGAAACCAAAGACTAGACGGAAGAATACCAGCTCCAAACACGATGTGGAACAAGTTATGTTTGCTTCGACCGTGTCTGATGAAA cGTATCCATCTAAAAAAGGCAATGGGATCGACTTTATATCGATAATGCTGGCCAAACCGACCAGCCTCGTGGCGCTCGCGCTCTACCATAATGACTTCTCCAAAGCTAATCAGATATTAGAG ATGTTCGACTTGGCTGACTCCGAAATAGCTACAGAAGTAACATTTACGGAGCAACTGCGGAACCTAATAGcgaagattaaaaatataatttactatagAGATGACACTCGTTACGCTACCAAAGAACTGTCAGCTTTATCTGTAGTTTCGACTGAAGTTATGGGACTTGTAGAAGGCTTTTTGGCCTCGAACAGAGCTCCGAATTCCTTTGACATTATAGAACTGGGCGCTAGACACCCACACTTGCAACTGTACAACCATCAAAATGCTCCTTTTATAAACGCCGTGGACATTTTACTAAGCAGTGGCCTCAATAGGGAGATCACATACGGACTAATAAACGTTGTAGAGAGAAAACTAGCCGAAGTAAGGAACTCCACCGACATAGCAGCTGTTaagaaaacaaattacattCGCTTCGTAGAAGACATCGCTAGCGTTACCTTCGAGATTTTTGGGAACACAGAGAAGTCTTTCAACTTCATCGACAATATCTGTGAGTTGATAACTGATTGTAGAATACCAATCAAACATAAAGATTTCTGCAAATTGAATCAACTGGCCAAAGAGCTGAGGCAGTCCTGTGAGGACTTGATTGATGTAGTCACTCCGAACGAGACCGTGGAGATTGACCCCAACTTATTGCAGAAATATCATCAGATTTATATGAATGTCGTGGCAGCATCTGACAAGGATTTGTGCAACATAAGTGAGGTGTCTCGACAAGGAAGTAAGAAGGCGCGCATCCCGTATCTACGGATGTGTTACATGTACTGCAAAACGGTTTCTCAATTAGAACAGGAAGACAATCGTTCCGTAGACAGCGGCTCTGACGTGCCATACTTCGCAGTACTCGAACGGCAACTCCATGACATTTTCGGTCACATGATCAACAACAAAGAAATCCCAGTCACAAACCTGGAGCCCATTTGCAAGAAGCTAAACGTAAATCTTATACCGAAGCTCATACTGAACTTTTGTCCTTCAATCACGTTGGCTGGACCTCCAAAAGAAGCCAGTGAGGTCAACTTTAACAGTCTTCTCCACGTCGTGTACGATTTCAAGAACCCAGAAGAAAATTTATTCTTAGATCCCGTTACCAACTTCGCTCCTTTGCCTCGAGCTCCGGATCCACAGTGCCTCACTTACGTAGTGCTACACAATTGGGTCCTAGCGCACATTATCAAGAAGATCCATACATCTCCGAACGAGAACAGCTTGCAACAGAGTATGGACGCGCGGACAAAATGCTTGAACAATTACATGGAGCTAGAAAGGTTCAACTGCACGAAAGATTTATACGGCAACAACAAATACTTGGCATCTCTTCATACTACCGTCGACTTAGACAAGCTGTTCTTGTTCATGCCACAATTACTTGAAGCTGGGAAGATTTTAAAATGTCTGAACATAATAGACTCGTTGTCAGAGCGTCAGTTAATGTGTAGTGCCAATTTATCCAATTTGAGGGACTTGATTCTGTTCAAACTGGCAACAAATCCGAAAATTCCAAACAATTGGAAGTATTGCCAGCATCTAAAGTGCCCTGAGTTGAAAGTGGACCTTATTTTGAACAACTTAAGCGTCTGGCCAGCGGATGGGGCTCTGGAAGTTTTAGACTACCTGCGGTTCCTGCTTAACCAAGACCTTCTAGATGATGGGTTACATGAGCGATGCTCTGATTGGATTATCAAAATACCTTTGTACGACCAG ATTGCTGCTATAATGGGAGCCAGTCACTGGTATACCATTTACGAAAAATCAATAGAAAACCCGGAGAGTGTAATCGAAGTTCTTATGGATAGTCAACAG TTTAAACTGTGCCTAGAATGGGCAGACGCTCACGAAGTATCAGAGAACATGAAGAACTTGATCGTTATGAATCTCCTGCGACAAATGTTCGAATATACAAATCAGGCAACACCGGACCTGGTACACCAACTTCTTCTAAGGCTCCCGACGTCACAGGCAATGGACCTCATTCAAGACGAAATGTCCAAAGTCCGAAACGTAGAAATACTCCAAGTTTGCGTAGACTTCATATCAGAGAATTCATTCGATTGGAAGTCGTTTGAgaacatcaaaatcggtctgcAAATTATGCTTGAAATCGATCCGAATTGGCGACATCTGTTCTGGGATCTCATTGAGACCCCTCTACTGATGATCGAGCAGTTCCTAATGAACGCTAAGCTAGATGTCCTCGCCAACATTATAAATAAGATCTCACCGAGTCTGAAAAAGGACCCGAGTGGCGACAATCTGTACTACAATATAAAATCGATTGAAAGTTTAGTTATATCGAAGAATGCTGTGGATGCGCTGTTGAGATTTTATGCGGAGAAGGCTTTAGATATGAAAAATCCGAGGAACGTGTGTCCAGCGCCACCGAAGCCATCAGACGACTCTTTGTTGCAGTCGATAGATTCTATTAACATTGAGGCTGCGAATATGCCGTTTACGATGCCGGAGCAGGTGCCCAGCAAGGAGCAGTGGACCGAGGACTATTCGACGGACCGATGTATGCTCTGCCGGACCTCGATGTTTTCCATGATCATTCGGAGACATCATTGCAGGAGATGCGGTAGACTGGTGTGCCACGCGTGCTCCCGGCATAGGATGCAAGTGCCTACGTACCCGAGCGGGGTGAAGTTCCGAGTGTGTGATGACTGTTACACCCAGACGATGCATAAGAAGGCTAATTCGGAACATGATATGATGTTAAGCAGTAACTCTGACTCGGCGGGTAGTGGAGTAACATGCATGGACTGGTGTTTGTCCACCAACGCGAACAGGAACGACGCTGTCAGAACTGAGTTTGGTTACGAGTTCACGCCTAATGTCACATTGTGTTTGTCTATCATGAAGATGCATTCTATCAATTTGGATTATCCGAG GTTCCTCCTAGACCGTAGCGATGAAGTTGCGCGTGAGTTGTCTCGCGGTGGCGACGCGCGTCTACTGGTGCGCGCGCGACGCTCCCTACTACTCGCCGCTGCAGAACTCTACTCAAGGACTCCACAGGAATCTGT TGCGGGCGGCGGTAGACTGGTGGTGGCGGAGACGGGCGCGCTGCACGCGGCGCGCTGCCTGGCGCACGCGGACGCCATGGCCACGCTCGTCACGCACCAGGCGCAACACCTCGTGCCGCACCACGGCGCGCATCCTA GTCAAATAGTAAGATCGCTTCTAGAAGCTGAAAAATGGGAGCTAGCATTAGAAATAGCAACAAAGTCAGGTCTACCAAGAAACAGCGTGCTTGCAGCTTGGGGCAAAGCGTGCTTGAAAGCAGGCTGCTTCAAGCAAGCCAGAGAGAAGTTTGCGCATTGCTTTAAAAGCGCATTAAACGTTTGCGCAGAAGTTACAGAAGACTGTGAGATTGGTAAAGAGGCTTCGGAATCTCAGTTTATTAATAGAAGGTTGCATAGTATGAGGTATTCGGAGCGCACTAGTTCTATGTCGAGCGTGCAGTCGGACGGACGGCCGCGGTCCAACCCGCCGCTACTGAACGAAATCATATGCATGCTGGAAGACATGAACTATCCCGTCAACCAACAATTGCTGAACAAAGCTGAGACTATTAAg TCAACCAACGAGAAACTAACAACAATGAACACGAACAAAAAGAAGATTCAACTAAGCGAACCAGCTTTAAACATAATGCATACATTGGCCAGTGTAAGGAAGATCAAGCAGGGAGACTACAGTGACTTCCAAACTGCTACCGTCCAGCCTAAGAAGAGCCTTGCCCAAGGTCTTTTACGAAGGAACAATAACCATACAGAACCGAAGATAGACCATCAACACAAAAGACTGGATCCATTCTTCTATAAAGAATGCGTATACTACCTAACAAACTATGGCTCCCATACTGCAAATATAGctttttatatgaaacataGCAATTTGAGTGAGGTGATCAAGTACTGCTATGACAATCTCGTCGATAAGGAGACCTTTACTGAGTCTGTGTACATGGATTGCTTGAAGAAAGACAAGGTTAATGACCTTTTGAAGGCGATGTCGGATATTGATAGTACGCTGGATATGTGGTCG GAATACATAATGCACATCTGCCGCACGTTAGAAATGTCGAAGCGACTAGAAGCTCTGTACGGCGTACAGTGCGGCAGCGGGCAACACGCGCGCGCGGCCGCCACGTGCGCGCTGCTGTACGCGCGCCCCGCGCCTACTCCCGCGCGCCTCTACTCCGCCCTACATGCCAGGCAACATCACCTCTCCGCAGCCCTAAGTCATCTGTCTCACTGTGTTCCTGCACCCACTA AAACAAGTGACTCCAGATCGTTTCACTTCAACCTAGACAAAGCAACGATAGACAATCTAATGACCACAATAACGCGACAGATGGAGCTTGCAAAGTACCTCGCATCGTGTGAAGCGAGTGGACGGCTCACTGACAAAGTATTGAACGAAGCTATACCCATACAGAATGCTAGGAAGGAGAATGAAACAGCAGATGTCCGACCTCTCACCTTATTTGGGTCTACTACAGACAAAATAAGACTTGTAGCCGTTGTTCTCGCCAGTGGACCTACCATTGAAGTTGGATTCGAATTAGCTATCAA GATCATAACGGAACATAAACTGGACTCGATGAACATCTATATTCACGTGGCGAAGTTCCTGGTACATTCGGATAGATTCATGGAAGTTAAAACATTAGCCAAATGTGTACGGGCATCTAAAGAGACTGCAGCTag TCTAATGAGTGATCAAGTGTTGGAGTCGGGAGTGAGTGCGGTGGTGACGCGGTGCGAGGCGAGGGGGCAGCTCTACGATGAACAGGCAGAGATCCTCATTGCCGACATACACAGTGTCACTATCAAG ATATCCTGTTACTTAGTGTGTCGCAATGTAAGTAGCGCCTACATTCTCGCAGCACGCAATGACCGCACGAACGATCTTCGCCGTGTGCTGCAGGAAGCTGAGAGGCTCGGCAATGACCAAGTCAGGAATGCTTGTCTCAAAAGACTTACTTCTAAGAATGTCCTATAA